A window of the Bacillus andreraoultii genome harbors these coding sequences:
- a CDS encoding PhoH family protein, producing MLSFLKTVEYQLGQIENPIVLFGTADSHLKMIESELNVSITTRGEVIRITGEEKSIQSAENVIHSLHQIVGKGMTISPRDVSLALQMEKQGTIEYLNELYKEEITKNAKGKSIRVKTLGQREYVQAIKNHDLVFGIGPAGTGKTYLAVVLAVHALKNNIVKRIILTRPAVEAGESLGFLPGDLKEKVDPYLRPLYDALHDVLGQEHTQRLIERGSIEIAPLAYMRGRTLDDAFVILDEAQNTTAAQMKMFLTRLGFGSKMVITGDLTQVDLPHGVKSGLSVVEKILKSIPNIAFVYLEESDVVRHPLVAKIIHAYDQLNNNSENRG from the coding sequence GTGTTGTCATTTTTGAAAACGGTAGAGTATCAATTAGGTCAAATAGAAAATCCAATTGTTTTATTTGGAACAGCTGATAGCCATTTAAAAATGATTGAAAGTGAATTGAATGTATCGATTACAACAAGAGGAGAAGTTATTCGGATTACTGGAGAAGAAAAAAGTATTCAATCAGCAGAAAATGTGATTCACTCGCTTCACCAGATTGTTGGTAAAGGAATGACGATTAGTCCAAGGGATGTGTCCTTAGCATTGCAAATGGAAAAGCAAGGGACAATCGAATATTTAAATGAATTGTATAAAGAAGAAATTACAAAAAATGCAAAAGGGAAATCAATTCGGGTAAAAACATTAGGACAGCGCGAATATGTCCAAGCAATTAAAAATCATGACCTCGTGTTTGGAATTGGTCCAGCAGGTACGGGTAAAACATATTTAGCTGTTGTTCTTGCTGTGCATGCCTTGAAAAATAATATCGTTAAACGGATTATTTTAACACGGCCGGCAGTAGAGGCAGGAGAAAGCTTAGGGTTTTTACCAGGAGATTTAAAAGAGAAAGTTGATCCATATCTTAGACCGTTATATGACGCGCTTCATGATGTTTTAGGTCAAGAACATACCCAACGTCTGATCGAACGTGGTTCTATTGAGATTGCCCCACTTGCCTATATGCGTGGAAGAACACTTGATGATGCTTTTGTCATTCTTGATGAGGCGCAAAACACAACAGCTGCACAAATGAAAATGTTTTTAACGCGGCTAGGGTTTGGATCGAAAATGGTCATTACAGGTGATTTAACTCAAGTTGATTTACCCCATGGTGTTAAATCTGGATTATCAGTTGTAGAAAAAATTTTAAAGAGTATTCCTAATATTGCTTTCGTCTATTTAGAAGAAAGTGATGTTGTAAGGCATCCATTAGTTGCGAAAATTATTCATGCTTATGACCAGTTAAATAATAATAGTGAAAACAGAGGCTGA